In a genomic window of uncultured Flavobacterium sp.:
- the yidC gene encoding membrane protein insertase YidC has product MEEKKFDLNSIIGFVLIFGILIWIMYQNQPSDKEIAAEKAKKELVAKQEAQAKADKTKTAVLPVAAATTPGDTVQLAQLQKTLGGFAYSATLPSAKEGFTTIENEKIKLKIANKGGYIVEATLKEFKRFEKNSGQLVELIKDNNANLNIQLQTTDNRTLNTKDLFFEPTLTKNGADQILTMRLKAGANEFLEYKYILKPNDYLVGFDVRSQGLNKVLNSSKPLDLVWDLKTYRNEKSVSYENRYAQIEYEYGDEKYSSVSPNGTGKEETPEKVSYVAFKQHFFTTILSTDKAFEKSRLQSDNLVKDEKVDTIFTKQFKATVPLAFSNGEVDYKMSWYFGPADYKILKSYDKNFEKIIPLGWGIFGWINKWIFIPLFGFLSSTIGLSLGIAIIIFTIIIKLAMSPITYKSFLSQAKMKVLRPEITELGEKFKKDPMKKQQETMKLYNKAGVNPMAGCIPALIQLPFMYASFQFFPSAFELRQKGFLWADDLSSFDAVVKLPFHIPLYGDHISLFPILAAVAIFFYMKMTSGDQQMAAPQQEGMPDMAKMMKIMIYVSPLMMLIFFNSYGAGLSLYNFISNLITIGIMFVIKNYIVDTDKIHAQIQENKLKEPKKQSKFQQRLQEVMEQQEAAKGQNKKK; this is encoded by the coding sequence ATGGAAGAAAAAAAATTTGATCTTAATTCAATCATTGGTTTTGTATTGATATTTGGAATTTTGATTTGGATTATGTACCAAAATCAACCTTCTGATAAGGAGATTGCTGCTGAAAAAGCCAAGAAAGAATTAGTTGCTAAGCAAGAAGCACAAGCAAAAGCTGATAAAACTAAAACAGCTGTTTTACCAGTTGCTGCAGCTACTACTCCTGGTGACACAGTTCAATTAGCGCAATTACAAAAAACATTAGGTGGTTTTGCTTATTCAGCTACACTTCCTTCTGCAAAAGAAGGTTTTACAACTATTGAAAACGAAAAGATTAAGCTAAAAATAGCTAATAAAGGTGGTTATATAGTTGAAGCTACGTTGAAAGAATTCAAAAGATTTGAGAAAAATTCAGGACAATTAGTAGAATTGATTAAAGACAATAATGCTAATTTAAATATTCAGTTGCAAACTACAGATAACAGAACTTTAAACACTAAAGATTTGTTTTTTGAGCCAACATTGACAAAAAATGGTGCAGACCAAATTTTGACAATGCGTTTGAAAGCTGGAGCTAATGAATTCTTAGAGTACAAATATATCTTGAAACCAAACGATTATTTAGTTGGTTTTGATGTTCGTTCTCAAGGATTGAATAAAGTTTTAAATTCTTCAAAACCATTAGATTTAGTTTGGGATTTGAAAACATATAGAAACGAAAAAAGTGTTTCTTATGAAAACCGTTATGCTCAAATTGAGTATGAATATGGAGATGAAAAATACAGTTCTGTAAGTCCAAATGGTACAGGAAAAGAAGAAACTCCAGAAAAAGTAAGTTATGTAGCTTTCAAACAGCACTTCTTTACAACTATTTTATCTACAGATAAAGCATTTGAAAAATCAAGATTGCAATCTGATAATTTAGTTAAAGATGAAAAAGTTGATACTATTTTCACAAAACAATTTAAAGCAACAGTTCCTTTAGCTTTTTCTAATGGAGAAGTTGATTATAAAATGAGCTGGTATTTTGGACCGGCAGATTATAAAATCTTAAAATCTTACGATAAAAATTTCGAAAAAATTATTCCATTAGGTTGGGGAATTTTTGGATGGATCAACAAATGGATTTTCATTCCGTTATTCGGATTCTTAAGTTCAACAATTGGACTTTCATTAGGAATTGCGATTATCATCTTTACAATTATCATCAAATTGGCAATGTCGCCAATTACATATAAGTCTTTCTTGTCTCAGGCAAAAATGAAAGTTTTACGTCCTGAAATTACAGAATTGGGAGAAAAGTTCAAAAAAGACCCAATGAAGAAACAACAAGAAACGATGAAGTTGTACAACAAAGCAGGAGTAAACCCAATGGCAGGATGTATTCCGGCATTGATTCAGCTTCCGTTTATGTATGCGTCATTCCAGTTCTTCCCATCAGCTTTTGAGTTAAGACAAAAAGGTTTCCTTTGGGCAGACGATTTATCATCATTTGATGCAGTTGTAAAATTACCATTCCACATTCCGTTATATGGAGATCATATCAGTTTGTTCCCAATTTTGGCAGCAGTTGCGATTTTCTTCTATATGAAAATGACTTCTGGAGATCAGCAAATGGCTGCGCCTCAACAAGAAGGTATGCCGGATATGGCAAAAATGATGAAAATCATGATTTATGTTTCGCCATTAATGATGTTAATTTTCTTCAATAGTTATGGTGCAGGTTTGAGTTTGTATAACTTTATTTCGAACTTAATTACTATTGGAATTATGTTCGTAATCAAAAATTATATTGTTGATACAGATAAAATTCACGCTCAAATTCAAGAGAACAAATTAAAAGAACCTAAAAAACAAAGCAAGTTTCAACAACGTCTTCAAGAAGTAATGGAGCAACAAGAAGCTGCAAAAGGTCAGAATAAAAAGAAATAA
- a CDS encoding galactokinase family protein, whose protein sequence is MKKITSLAPGRTCLFGDHQDYLGLPVIACAIDRNIKLTAEQNDTKTFVLNMIDIGELRVIDIDATFDKLKPRDYFASSLRVLRRYGCVPNVGYNITITGDIPINSGTSSSSALLMAWIQFLISAFGVNQEVTSEFISKVGYESEVLEHGEPGGMMDHFSIGVGNVVYINTKEPFSFKVIRTDLKGLITGVSGVPKETIGLIGEIKGNALMSIGIVKQNFPDFDLNTSEIEDIDRYRNCLPDRLIPFFEAALKNYHYTKEALKEFEKPVLDLKKIGDLMNQHHEVLRDLLKITVPRIDDMINAALRAGAYGAKIVGSGGGGSIVVIADPKKEDQVIEAILKAGAQEAYAVSVDPGVRVIENI, encoded by the coding sequence GTGAAAAAAATTACTTCATTAGCCCCGGGTCGGACATGTCTCTTTGGAGATCATCAAGATTATTTAGGATTGCCAGTTATCGCCTGTGCAATTGATAGAAATATAAAACTAACTGCTGAACAAAATGACACCAAAACATTTGTTCTCAATATGATTGATATTGGTGAACTTCGTGTCATTGATATCGACGCAACTTTTGATAAATTAAAGCCAAGAGATTATTTCGCTTCGTCATTGCGTGTTTTGCGCAGATATGGTTGTGTACCAAATGTAGGTTATAATATTACGATTACCGGAGATATTCCAATTAATTCAGGAACATCAAGTTCATCGGCATTATTAATGGCGTGGATTCAGTTTTTGATTTCTGCTTTTGGCGTAAATCAGGAAGTTACATCTGAGTTTATTTCGAAAGTTGGGTACGAATCGGAAGTTTTGGAACACGGAGAACCAGGCGGAATGATGGATCATTTTAGCATTGGCGTTGGAAATGTGGTGTACATTAATACCAAAGAACCTTTTTCGTTTAAAGTAATCAGAACAGATTTGAAAGGATTAATTACCGGAGTTTCTGGTGTTCCAAAAGAAACAATTGGTTTAATTGGCGAAATAAAAGGAAATGCATTAATGTCTATTGGAATTGTGAAGCAAAATTTTCCTGATTTTGATCTCAATACTTCTGAAATTGAAGATATTGACCGATACAGAAATTGTTTGCCGGATAGATTGATTCCGTTTTTTGAAGCAGCGCTAAAAAATTATCATTATACCAAAGAAGCTCTAAAAGAGTTCGAAAAACCAGTTTTAGACCTTAAAAAAATTGGAGATTTAATGAATCAGCATCACGAAGTTTTGCGAGATTTATTGAAAATTACAGTTCCGCGAATTGATGATATGATCAATGCAGCTTTGCGTGCAGGCGCTTATGGTGCTAAAATTGTAGGTTCTGGCGGTGGCGGAAGTATTGTTGTAATTGCCGATCCTAAAAAAGAAGATCAGGTAATTGAAGCGATTTTGAAAGCCGGAGCGCAGGAAGCTTATGCTGTGTCTGTAGATCCGGGCGTGAGAGTTATTGAAAATATTTAA
- a CDS encoding DUF3820 family protein gives MEPDKKLLIKLAHTKMPFGKYEGWFLIDLPEYYVVWYQNKGFPKGELGQQLALVYELKLNGLEELIRNIKKQYPKPLK, from the coding sequence ATGGAACCAGACAAAAAACTTCTTATAAAATTAGCTCACACCAAAATGCCTTTCGGGAAATACGAAGGATGGTTTTTAATCGATTTACCCGAATATTACGTTGTTTGGTATCAGAATAAAGGATTTCCTAAGGGAGAATTAGGGCAACAATTAGCGCTTGTATACGAGTTAAAACTAAACGGATTGGAGGAATTAATACGGAATATTAAGAAACAATATCCGAAACCTTTAAAATAG
- a CDS encoding LacI family DNA-binding transcriptional regulator — protein MDKKYTIKDIAKMAGVSKGTVDRVLHNRGKVSPTALEKINEVLNVIDYQPNLIARNLKSTKVYKICVLLPDPEIDSYWLPCVNGIQEAITEFKAYSVVIETHYFNPESTKSFLSTNDNIIKKSPDAVLIAPLFHKETLEIVKQYDELNIMVNTFNNQIEGESIKSFVGQDLYKSGRVAASLMNLILTDGQIAIIHIDESLKNAVHMQEKEKGFRNYFDEKKIDGFSLTTLKLKHPNVETKFLAFVEENPNLKGIFITTSKAYQIASILSSIKTKKIAIIGYDLVEKNVNFLNQGLVHFLIHQNQKRQAYLGVSTLVEHFLFRKDIPETILLPIDIINVENATFYVS, from the coding sequence ATGGATAAAAAGTACACAATTAAGGATATAGCAAAAATGGCTGGAGTTTCTAAAGGAACTGTTGACCGCGTTTTGCACAATAGAGGAAAAGTATCTCCAACGGCTTTAGAAAAAATCAATGAAGTTTTGAACGTTATTGATTATCAGCCCAACTTAATTGCCCGAAATTTAAAAAGCACAAAAGTCTATAAAATTTGTGTTTTACTTCCGGATCCTGAAATTGATTCTTACTGGCTTCCTTGTGTAAACGGAATTCAGGAAGCAATAACCGAGTTTAAAGCTTATAGTGTGGTTATCGAAACGCACTATTTTAATCCGGAAAGCACTAAATCGTTTTTAAGCACAAACGACAACATTATCAAGAAATCGCCTGATGCTGTTTTAATCGCTCCATTATTTCATAAAGAAACTTTGGAAATCGTAAAACAATATGACGAATTGAATATTATGGTGAATACTTTTAATAATCAAATCGAAGGCGAATCTATCAAAAGTTTTGTTGGACAGGATTTATACAAAAGCGGACGCGTTGCTGCAAGTTTAATGAATCTGATTTTGACTGACGGTCAAATTGCAATTATACATATTGACGAGAGCCTTAAAAATGCGGTTCACATGCAGGAAAAGGAAAAAGGTTTTAGAAATTATTTCGACGAAAAAAAGATTGACGGTTTTTCTCTGACAACGCTAAAACTAAAACACCCAAATGTTGAAACTAAATTTTTAGCTTTTGTAGAAGAGAATCCAAATTTGAAAGGAATCTTCATCACAACATCAAAAGCTTATCAAATCGCCTCTATCCTATCTTCGATAAAAACCAAAAAAATTGCGATTATAGGTTACGATTTAGTCGAAAAAAATGTAAACTTCCTAAATCAGGGATTGGTTCACTTTTTAATTCACCAAAATCAAAAAAGACAAGCTTATCTTGGAGTTAGTACTTTAGTCGAGCATTTTTTATTCCGCAAAGATATTCCGGAAACAATATTATTACCTATCGATATTATTAATGTCGAGAATGCTACGTTTTACGTTTCTTAA
- a CDS encoding sugar MFS transporter, giving the protein MSNIESALHIDKRSTIIPMIILTALFFILGFVTWLNGPLIPFFQLACELTSSQAYFVTFAFYIAYFVMAIPSSWVIEKVGYKNGISLGLLIIAAGAFMFYPAAESRTFLLFLIALFVMGTGLAILQTASNPYVVVIGPRESAAARISVLGIANKLAGFVAPLILTALVLSNMQEFTADKIALLDSVSKTNALNSLALQLQRPYLYMGLIIMVLALLVKLSPLPEIDLDEDGNVTHLSIFKQIRNAFRRPQLVLGVITLMLYLAAEVLAGDSIGGFGKELGVYGTEGNFYLKLTSFTMSAMVVGYILGITLIPKYVSQVTALKASGVLGLILVLAIVLISPKIMIQLPGIPNLPIVILLVALLGLANALCWPAIWPMALEDLGGYTKIGSAILIMGIIGGAIFPLFYGMITENINASNIANGTAEISKSGNQIAYLMLLPSYLMILFYAVKGHKYRSW; this is encoded by the coding sequence ATGTCAAACATTGAAAGTGCATTACATATAGACAAGAGGAGTACTATTATTCCGATGATAATCTTAACTGCATTATTTTTTATTCTGGGTTTTGTAACCTGGTTAAACGGACCATTAATTCCATTTTTTCAATTGGCATGTGAGTTGACCTCTTCTCAGGCTTATTTTGTAACTTTTGCTTTTTACATCGCATATTTTGTAATGGCAATTCCGTCATCTTGGGTGATTGAAAAAGTTGGATATAAAAATGGTATTTCTTTAGGATTATTAATCATTGCAGCCGGAGCATTTATGTTTTATCCAGCAGCAGAAAGCAGAACTTTTTTATTGTTTTTAATTGCATTATTTGTAATGGGAACAGGTTTGGCAATTTTGCAGACAGCATCAAATCCTTATGTAGTCGTTATAGGTCCAAGAGAAAGCGCAGCAGCCAGAATTAGTGTTTTGGGAATTGCCAATAAATTAGCAGGATTTGTAGCACCACTGATATTAACAGCTTTGGTTTTGTCTAATATGCAAGAGTTTACAGCCGATAAAATTGCTTTATTGGATTCAGTTTCAAAAACAAATGCTTTAAATTCTCTTGCATTACAATTGCAAAGACCTTATCTTTATATGGGATTGATTATCATGGTTTTGGCTTTATTAGTAAAGCTTTCGCCATTGCCGGAAATCGATTTGGATGAAGACGGAAATGTAACGCATTTAAGTATTTTTAAGCAAATTAGAAATGCATTCAGACGTCCGCAATTGGTTTTAGGCGTAATCACTTTAATGCTTTATTTGGCTGCCGAAGTTTTAGCCGGAGATTCTATTGGAGGTTTCGGAAAAGAACTGGGAGTTTATGGAACAGAAGGGAATTTTTATTTAAAGTTAACTTCCTTTACAATGTCGGCAATGGTTGTGGGTTATATATTAGGAATCACATTAATACCTAAATATGTATCGCAAGTTACAGCCTTGAAGGCATCAGGAGTTTTAGGATTGATTTTAGTATTAGCAATAGTTTTGATTTCGCCAAAAATAATGATTCAGTTGCCTGGAATTCCAAATCTGCCAATTGTAATTCTTTTAGTAGCATTACTTGGTTTGGCAAATGCACTTTGCTGGCCCGCAATTTGGCCAATGGCATTAGAAGATTTAGGAGGTTATACTAAAATTGGAAGCGCAATTTTGATCATGGGAATCATTGGAGGAGCAATTTTTCCTTTGTTTTACGGAATGATCACAGAAAATATAAATGCATCAAATATCGCAAACGGAACCGCAGAAATTTCAAAAAGCGGAAATCAGATTGCCTATTTAATGCTGTTACCATCTTATTTAATGATTCTTTTTTATGCTGTGAAAGGTCATAAATACAGAAGTTGGTAG
- the nagB gene encoding glucosamine-6-phosphate deaminase, whose protein sequence is MLKSKIDKATGFEKRFENINTVVFENSNDASKAVAQEIAALIQSKQKENKPCILGLATGSSPKGLYAELVRLHKEEGLSFKNVISFNLDEYYPMEPNSINSYVRFMKELLFDHVDILPENAHVPDGLLTKEQIADYCHEYEAKIEALGGIDLQILGIGGNGHIGFNESGSLQNSKTRLVALDHITRVAASKDFFGLSNTPRTAITLGVKKIMEAKQVILLAWGEGKANIVKKSVEDEVTNRVPASFLQEHNNAVFILDKEASSKLTRINKPWLVEKVVWTDKLTRKAVLGLALQLKKPILMLTDADYIEHGMSDLLADSGPAYDINIKIFNKLQNTITGWPGGKPNSDDTNRPERAEPARKRVLIFSPHPDDDIISMGGTFMRLQEQGHEVHVAYQTSGNIAVADDEALRFARFVIDYNEKFGIKSAEADDIYQKAATFLTNKKNSEIDIPEVRYIKGLIRKGEARATSHFVGLTDDQIHFMELPFYETGTIEKKPIGQEDIQLTMDLIEKIKPHQIYAAGDLADPHGTHKVCLDAIFEAVKALKPKSFMDDCWLWLYRGAWQEWGIDEVEMAVPMSPDQVLAKRHGIFKHQSQKDGVVFQGTDAREFWQRAEDRNAETAALYQQLGLATYAAMEAFVRWHY, encoded by the coding sequence ATGTTAAAAAGTAAAATCGACAAAGCAACGGGGTTCGAGAAACGATTCGAAAACATCAATACAGTTGTTTTTGAAAATTCAAATGATGCTTCAAAAGCAGTTGCTCAAGAAATTGCAGCTTTAATTCAATCCAAACAAAAAGAAAACAAGCCTTGTATATTAGGTCTTGCAACAGGTTCTTCTCCAAAAGGATTATATGCAGAATTAGTACGTTTGCATAAAGAAGAAGGTTTAAGTTTTAAGAATGTAATTAGTTTTAACTTGGATGAATATTATCCAATGGAGCCAAATTCTATCAACAGTTACGTTCGTTTTATGAAAGAATTGTTGTTTGATCATGTCGATATTTTACCTGAAAATGCTCATGTTCCGGACGGACTTTTGACAAAAGAACAAATCGCTGATTATTGCCACGAATATGAAGCTAAAATCGAAGCTTTGGGCGGAATCGATCTTCAGATTCTAGGAATTGGTGGTAACGGACATATTGGTTTTAATGAGTCAGGATCGTTACAAAATTCAAAAACTCGTTTGGTTGCATTAGATCATATTACGAGAGTTGCGGCAAGTAAAGATTTCTTCGGATTAAGCAATACGCCAAGAACAGCAATCACGCTTGGGGTGAAAAAAATCATGGAAGCCAAACAAGTTATTTTATTGGCTTGGGGAGAAGGAAAAGCGAATATTGTAAAAAAATCAGTCGAAGATGAAGTTACGAATCGTGTACCAGCTTCATTTTTGCAAGAACATAATAATGCTGTTTTTATTTTAGATAAAGAAGCATCTTCAAAACTAACAAGAATCAACAAACCTTGGTTGGTGGAAAAAGTAGTTTGGACAGATAAACTCACTCGTAAAGCAGTTTTAGGATTGGCGCTTCAGCTTAAAAAACCAATTTTAATGCTTACAGATGCAGATTATATCGAACACGGAATGAGTGATTTATTGGCTGATTCAGGTCCTGCATACGACATCAACATTAAAATTTTCAATAAATTACAAAATACAATTACAGGTTGGCCAGGTGGAAAACCAAATTCAGATGATACAAATCGTCCTGAAAGAGCAGAACCTGCAAGAAAACGTGTATTGATTTTTAGCCCACATCCTGATGATGATATCATTAGTATGGGAGGAACTTTTATGCGTTTGCAAGAGCAAGGACATGAAGTGCACGTTGCATATCAAACTTCTGGAAACATCGCTGTAGCGGATGATGAAGCGTTGCGTTTTGCAAGATTCGTAATTGATTACAATGAAAAATTTGGAATCAAAAGTGCTGAAGCAGATGATATTTACCAAAAGGCAGCTACTTTTTTAACGAATAAGAAGAATAGTGAAATTGATATTCCTGAAGTACGTTACATCAAAGGATTAATCAGAAAAGGGGAGGCGAGAGCAACAAGTCATTTTGTTGGTTTGACAGATGATCAGATTCATTTTATGGAATTACCTTTCTATGAAACCGGAACTATTGAGAAAAAACCAATTGGACAAGAAGACATTCAATTGACAATGGATTTAATCGAAAAAATTAAACCACATCAAATATATGCTGCAGGAGATTTAGCAGATCCACACGGAACTCATAAAGTTTGTCTTGACGCTATTTTTGAAGCTGTAAAAGCACTTAAACCAAAATCATTCATGGATGATTGCTGGTTATGGTTGTACCGCGGAGCTTGGCAGGAATGGGGAATTGACGAAGTCGAAATGGCTGTACCAATGAGCCCTGATCAGGTTTTGGCAAAACGTCACGGAATCTTCAAGCACCAATCTCAAAAAGACGGCGTTGTTTTTCAAGGAACAGATGCAAGAGAATTTTGGCAAAGAGCCGAAGACAGAAATGCTGAAACTGCTGCTTTGTACCAACAATTAGGTTTAGCGACATATGCTGCAATGGAAGCTTTCGTGAGATGGCATTACTAA
- a CDS encoding CTP synthase, whose product MNQTKYIFVTGGVTSSLGKGIIAASLAKLLQGRGYRTTIQKFDPYINVDPGTLNPYEHGECYVTDDGAETDLDLGHYERFLNVPTSQANNVTTGRVYLSVIEKERRGEFLGKTVQVVPHITNEIKDRMQLLGKSGDYDIVITEIGGTVGDIESLPYIESVRQLVWELGENNGIVIHLTLVPYLAAAGELKTKPTQHSVKTLMESGIKADILVCRTEHELSDELRNKLALFCNVKREAVIQSIDASTIYEVPNLMLEEGLDVVALKKLDLPKKAAPDLKNWNTFLRRLKNPKHTVNIGLIGKYVEMQDCYKSILEAFIHAGASNETKVNVISIHSEHINIDNVAEKLGPLDGVLVAPGFGERGIEGKIEAVRYARENNIPFFGICLGMQMSVIEYSRNILGYTDANSTEMNEKTPHPVVNLMEEQKTITDKGGTMRLGAWKCDIKPNTLAHKIYGQTTISERHRHRYEYNNKYADELQKAGLKASGVNPDTGLVEIVELENHPFFIGVQYHPEYKSTVANPHPIFVNFVAAAVNAHKKQ is encoded by the coding sequence ATGAATCAAACAAAATATATTTTTGTTACAGGCGGTGTGACTTCTTCATTAGGAAAAGGAATTATCGCGGCATCTTTAGCAAAATTGTTACAAGGAAGAGGATATCGTACAACTATTCAAAAATTTGATCCGTACATAAATGTAGATCCAGGTACGTTAAATCCGTATGAGCACGGAGAATGTTATGTAACAGATGATGGTGCAGAAACAGATTTAGATTTAGGTCACTACGAGCGTTTTTTGAACGTTCCTACTTCTCAGGCAAATAACGTTACTACAGGAAGAGTTTATCTTTCGGTTATTGAAAAAGAAAGAAGAGGAGAATTTTTAGGAAAAACTGTTCAGGTTGTTCCTCATATTACAAACGAAATCAAAGACAGAATGCAATTGCTGGGTAAATCTGGTGATTATGATATTGTTATTACTGAAATTGGTGGAACCGTTGGTGATATTGAGTCACTACCTTATATTGAGTCTGTTCGTCAGTTGGTTTGGGAATTAGGAGAAAATAACGGAATCGTTATTCATCTAACTTTAGTTCCTTATTTAGCTGCAGCAGGAGAGTTAAAAACAAAACCTACTCAGCACTCTGTAAAAACTTTGATGGAAAGTGGTATCAAAGCAGATATTTTGGTTTGTAGAACTGAGCATGAACTTTCTGATGAATTGCGTAATAAATTAGCGTTGTTTTGCAACGTAAAAAGAGAAGCCGTAATTCAGTCAATTGATGCTTCAACAATATATGAAGTTCCAAATTTAATGCTTGAAGAAGGATTAGATGTTGTAGCTTTAAAGAAATTAGATTTACCTAAAAAAGCAGCTCCGGATTTAAAAAACTGGAATACTTTTTTACGAAGATTAAAAAATCCAAAGCATACCGTAAATATTGGTTTGATTGGTAAATATGTAGAAATGCAGGATTGTTACAAATCTATTTTAGAGGCGTTTATTCATGCAGGAGCTTCAAATGAAACTAAAGTAAACGTAATTTCAATACATTCAGAACACATTAATATTGATAATGTTGCTGAAAAATTAGGACCTCTTGACGGAGTTTTAGTTGCTCCTGGTTTTGGAGAAAGAGGTATCGAAGGAAAAATCGAAGCAGTTCGTTATGCACGTGAAAATAATATTCCGTTCTTCGGAATTTGTTTAGGAATGCAAATGTCTGTTATCGAATATTCAAGAAATATTTTAGGTTATACTGATGCCAATTCTACAGAGATGAATGAGAAAACTCCTCATCCAGTAGTAAATTTAATGGAAGAGCAAAAAACAATTACTGATAAAGGTGGAACAATGCGTCTTGGTGCTTGGAAATGTGATATTAAACCAAACACTTTAGCACACAAAATCTACGGACAAACGACTATTTCAGAGCGTCACCGTCACCGTTATGAGTACAACAATAAATATGCTGATGAATTACAAAAGGCAGGTTTAAAAGCTTCTGGAGTAAATCCTGATACAGGTTTAGTCGAAATTGTAGAGCTTGAGAATCACCCGTTTTTCATTGGTGTTCAATACCATCCGGAATACAAAAGTACAGTGGCAAACCCACATCCAATTTTTGTAAACTTTGTGGCTGCTGCGGTAAATGCACATAAAAAACAATAA
- a CDS encoding sugar phosphate nucleotidyltransferase → MHNNLIILAGGASSRMKKEAVLDNLSPEEIAQANERSKGLIGVGGSGRPLLDYLLLNAKKAGYKNIYIIIGEQGELFKEFYGSQNVNNDFHGLNISFAVQYIPEGRVKPFGTADALFQAVEQFPELNSQQYSVCNSDNLYSAKALLALRETDSPNAFIAYDRDALEFPSERISRFAIAKLDKNNQLLDILEKPSADVLNDYKDIEGKIRVSMNAFKFNGSTLYTHLKNCPVHPERDEKELPTVLLNSVKENPNTTLGIPFSEHVPDLTAKEDIADVKAYLQQYYPVLDWEE, encoded by the coding sequence ATGCACAACAATTTAATTATTCTTGCGGGTGGAGCATCTTCCCGTATGAAAAAAGAAGCCGTTCTTGATAATTTATCACCAGAAGAAATCGCTCAGGCAAACGAAAGAAGTAAAGGTTTAATAGGCGTTGGCGGAAGCGGAAGACCATTATTGGATTATCTTTTATTGAATGCCAAAAAAGCCGGATATAAAAACATCTACATTATTATTGGTGAACAAGGAGAACTTTTTAAAGAGTTTTACGGAAGCCAAAATGTCAACAATGATTTTCACGGACTTAATATTTCATTTGCTGTACAATATATTCCCGAAGGTAGAGTAAAACCATTTGGTACTGCCGATGCTTTGTTTCAGGCGGTAGAACAATTTCCGGAGTTGAATTCGCAGCAATATTCGGTTTGCAACAGCGACAATTTATATTCGGCGAAAGCCTTATTGGCACTTAGAGAAACCGATAGTCCAAATGCTTTTATAGCTTATGATCGTGATGCTTTGGAATTTCCTTCTGAGAGAATTTCGCGTTTTGCAATTGCCAAATTGGATAAAAACAATCAGTTATTAGATATTTTAGAAAAACCTTCGGCAGATGTTTTGAATGATTACAAAGACATTGAAGGCAAAATCAGAGTAAGTATGAATGCTTTTAAATTTAACGGAAGTACATTATATACACATCTCAAAAATTGTCCGGTTCATCCTGAAAGAGACGAAAAAGAATTGCCAACCGTACTTTTAAATTCGGTAAAAGAGAATCCAAATACAACTTTAGGAATTCCGTTTTCAGAACACGTTCCGGATCTGACAGCAAAAGAAGATATTGCCGATGTAAAAGCGTATTTACAGCAATATTATCCGGTTTTAGACTGGGAAGAATAA
- a CDS encoding sugar-binding protein — translation MKEYQVVLIDKNQKSSNEILDSVLWKKANCLTDFSSPWKNNAVSKIEFRALWDLENFYFNFRVFDTDIYFDQKDDSFDSIGNSDRVELFFRANDSLNPYYCLEMDTAARLMDFEARPNKDFDFNWKWPKKDIDVKASKDETSFIVEGRISIQSLENLNLIQNNIIEAGVFRAKFSLAENLQYDATWTSWVNPNTETPNFHIASSFGKFILSPQI, via the coding sequence GTGAAAGAATATCAGGTAGTTTTAATCGATAAAAATCAAAAAAGTTCTAATGAAATTTTAGATTCTGTGCTATGGAAAAAAGCAAATTGTCTAACTGATTTTTCTTCACCATGGAAAAATAATGCTGTTTCTAAAATAGAATTCAGAGCACTTTGGGATCTTGAAAATTTCTATTTTAATTTTAGAGTTTTTGACACAGATATTTATTTCGATCAAAAAGACGATAGTTTTGATAGTATTGGAAATTCAGATAGAGTAGAACTTTTCTTTCGCGCAAATGATTCTTTAAATCCGTATTACTGTCTTGAAATGGATACTGCGGCAAGATTAATGGATTTTGAAGCAAGACCAAACAAAGATTTCGATTTTAACTGGAAATGGCCTAAAAAGGATATTGATGTAAAAGCTTCAAAAGATGAAACTTCATTTATTGTCGAAGGCCGAATTAGTATTCAATCTTTAGAAAATTTAAATCTGATTCAGAATAACATAATTGAAGCTGGAGTTTTTAGAGCAAAATTTTCTCTTGCCGAAAATCTACAATACGATGCAACCTGGACTTCTTGGGTAAATCCAAACACTGAAACGCCAAATTTTCATATCGCTTCTTCTTTCGGGAAATTTATTTTAAGCCCGCAGATTTGA